In Tripterygium wilfordii isolate XIE 37 chromosome 17, ASM1340144v1, whole genome shotgun sequence, the genomic window AACTAGTAAACAAACAAATTTGACAACTTGCGAGTTAAATTAGGCAACAACGGTATTTATAGATGACATCCACATAATGTCGGTTTAAACTTGTTTATCCAAAATTATATTTCTAAGGCAACACAGACACAAAAAGTTACCTACAAGGAAAAGGGCGACAGGCCGATGACCTTTATCAGAAGCAAGCTGAAAAGGAGTAAATCCCGCTTTATCTTTCACCATTAGCTCCTGCTTTTTACCAGCATGTACAAGCACAGTGCATGCCTCAACATTTCCTCTTAATGCAGCCCAATGCAAGGGAGTACAACCTAACACCATTGCATATGCAATGCATTACCATGTAGTGCTGAAATTAACAAAATCGCtaaataaaccaacaaaaaagaCCAAATGTTAAACTGATATATGAAATCAAATTTGTCCAATAAttcgaattgcttaaaaatcataacatataacattttgaattttgttgTCAAGTCATGGGTTACATGAATTGGGTTGAAAATCATACCTTACTTCAATAAAGCTTGGATTGAGGAATGGCGTTAGACATTCTCAACAGACCAAACTCATTTTCGTGAAGATGTCTTAGGTTCGTGGCATCACATTGATCATAATAGATGGACTACTTCTTTGAAAAAAGAGCAGAATGAAGTTGGACTTTGGAAAGCATGATGGAAGGAATGAAATATCAGTACCCCTACGTCTCTGTTAGAGTAGGTAATCAGAGAAGTTGCGGGTATTGACAAGCCCCTTTTTTAAGTCTCAATTCCTGGACCTTTTAAACATGGCTAGTGGCAAGGATGCATGTGACCATAAATGTGAACATCAGGGGCTTTCATGGATGTTGTCGTTGCTAGAAATGCTATGGATTGGGAGTTAGAAATCATTAACACTTCTTAATTTTGATATGGATGATAAGTTGATTTGGACAGCCCGGAAAAGagtaatttttgaagttaagaTTTAAGGGTTCTCTCCAGCAGCTTTGATAGTTTGGGCAAGAAGAGTTTCCCTGGAAGAGCATGTGGAAGTGAAAAGTCTGACTcggggttttttcttttttcttttttacactTGGGACTTGTAACTTGCAAGAAGCACTAGCTATTATTTAGAGACCTCGTGAGCCTTTTGAGTGGCACCCCCTTGTTGCCTTCCTAaataaattcttcttgcattccaaaaaaaattgtgcataaaaataaaaatgcaaatGCATTGACTTGTGCACACTAATCGTAATAAGACTCCAACTTGCTGGTTATTAGTTTTCATCTTCAAGATAAATCAACCTCTATTAGAATGCACCACAGATGACAAAATTTACATAGACACAAGAAAATGCACCTACAGCAATCAATAAAAGAGTACATAAATTAAGGTAATGTGTTTCGGTAACATGGGTATGGCGATATTCATAATCACATAGATTTTTTGACAAAACAAATTGATAGTTAccagagtaaaaaaaaaaaaaaaagaggatatcGCAGCACACCTTCTTTATCTTGTCTTCCTTGGCTTGCATCTCTAAACAGAAGTAATCTAATTGTATCAGCATACCCCTTATATGCAGCCCTGGTAGATAGCATCACAAGCATGAGCTTTCCGCTCAAGAATTTAAATAACTTCATACTAAGCTTTCCGGTAAATAATTTCATACTGCTCCTAGTTTCAAATATTCCTTCAGCATGTTGTCAGAAATTTGCCAAAAAATAGTGTGCCATGGAACTAAATATACTAACACAACAAAGACTCCAAGCATTTTATGCAGACACAATACATTAACAGCATaacaatagaaataaaaaaattaagtaccctTGGTTATTTGTAGCGAATATTACCCTTGCCAAAAGATGTTATTTATCTACAAAGACTGATTTTAATCCAAAAAGCACAGAAACATTTATTATATCTCAACGACCCATCTGATATAATTTTAATCATAAACCCCCCATACTCACCTTCATATTTTAGGAATTCTTCTCCAGAATGGTAAATAAGATCTTGTTAAGAAAGGGAAGACACCAACTCTTGAAATAAGTTTCTACAGTCCATTCAACCAACCTACGCGGCTAAGATCGtaccaaacaaaaaaaggtgTAACCATCTATCTTTTACAATATTCAAACAAATTTATGTCCCATCTTTAAAGTTTTCATTAGTGAAACCATTTCGATCTTTTTACCCCATAACCTTTTGAATCTAGtatcaacaaaaagaaataaattgtaCACGATACATGTTTCAACAGACATTGAAATCAGTAGCACCAAAAGTATTTCATAACCAGCTCTGCCTCCACATCTTCTCCTCTCCCTACCCTAAGCTATTGAAGCTAGGTTTTGCAGCAAAGCAAACAACACAGAACACATTGATTATGCAGGCCTTTCAATTTCATATACATTAGATACTCCCGCCAATGGTGGCATGGTGGTGCACTTGTTCTCTCCACTCCCACAATGGTTAGATTCAATTGTCCAACCCACGCTCATGACAAGGCGATTTACTAATCAAAAACTATAttcacataaataaaaaaagacacAAGTCAATCTCCAAATTGACACATCGGTTTTCGAAGCAGTGATTTCAATGATATTTGTTTTCTCTGCAAAACTTGCTAGCCATACCTGATATCTTTCAAGTTCAACTTAAAACCTTAGAGCTAACTTCCCAGTATCAGCTTCCTACCTCTTGTCATAGTTCTGTCAAACAACTTCACACTATTTATATAACATTTTTTCCGCTAGGGGGGCAAGACAACAGTTCCAAATTTTCAGCTTAAACACCCTAAAAACTTGATGCATAATAATGTCCTAAAtattgttagaatatattatcATAATTTAGTTTTTTAGTTTATGTTGATTTAGGTTATTATGGTGTTTCCTTAATTTATAAGTTTCCTTAATCTCTAGGTTTGACATTTCTGCTATTTCTCTATATAGTACTCTCTTTGTACTATGCAATATATCGATCTGATCTTATCAATCTTTTATcttaacatgttttttttttttttgaaagaaaaaattttattaacagcaccaagggggtgcaacccacaaAGCAAACAGATCAAGGATTAAGGTTcacaaaaatattagaaaaagaACCACTCAGACAAAGCTTGAGTTCAGAGAGCCAGCCATCCAAAAAAACCCCAATCGAGCACTCTTTGTCCTGAAATATCCTAGAATTGCGCTCTTTCCAGATTAACCAACAAGTAATTTGAAGAATTGAGAACAAAAAATCGTGCTTAGCCTTGTTGGATGCGAGAAAGTGCCAAGCCTCAATCTCTAAGACCAGGTTGCCGCAAGGAACCCAATACACCCCCATCAAATGCCAAAGAGTGCCCCAGACTTGCGCTGACCAGGAGCAGTGTAACAGTAGATGAGAAAAGATTCCTCGTTAGACTTACAGAGCACACAACGATTAGGTAACGAGAAACCTCTTTTCCGGAGATTGTCAATGGTGAGAATCTTCCCCCATAACGCCTCCCAAAAGAAGGAGATTTTGGGAGGGCAGGGAGTGCGCCATATTCGATCCCACTTCAAACTAGGAGACTCCACCCTTCTATTAGCCAGTAGAAGATGTAAATAGAGAGATTTGACTGAAAAGATGGAGTCAGAAGAGAGTGACCAGCACATTATATCATCCTCTTGAGTACTACTGGACAGGTTATCATAGATAATCTTCCAAAAGGACACAAATAAGTCCAACTCCCAATCTTGAGCTTCACTAGTGAAGATAAGGGACCAGGAGATACCATCCGAGAGGTCTTTAATCAAAGCCTCTTTGTTGCAAGACAAACTAAATATCGAGGGGAATTGAACCTTATCATTGGTTTTAGAAAATACGTTTTTCCATTGCACGGTCGCCGCCCTTGGTGACTTTTGAGGCCGGCGACAGCACTGTCGatacttttgtgttttttccttttcaatatTAGTATGATGGATCACAATAATTTCTCTTGACCACCCTTCTTgtttcaaaacattttattgTGTATCGTCTTTGTTGCAATACTTCCGACCTGCTGTGCAATCACCAGCAATGTGTCCATTCTTGGTTCAGCTGTGCATCAACTCCAGTGAACCCTCCGACCCGCTGTGTAATCACTAGTGGTGTGTCCATCCTTGGTTCGAGTGTTCGACCATGCATCAACTTCAGCCACCCTCTGACCTATTATGCAATCACCAGCAATGTGTCCATCCTTGGTTTAGCCGTGCATAAACTCCAAAAAACCCTCTGACCCGCTATGCAATCACCAACGGTATGTCCATCATTGGTTCGGCCGGGCATCAACCCCGGCGAGCCCTTTGATCCTTTGTGCAATCACGAGCACTGTGTCCATCCTTGGTTCAGACGTGCATCAACCGGCGAACCATTTGATCTCCTGCCCTCATATTCCAGCCGTCAAGTTTTCTGGCGACCTGTTTTCCAACCTTCCACCCAAGGAAAAGGTCCAGAGCATGCCGATCTGCCCAAAAGACCACTGCTAGAAGCGGCGCCTGAAAGTTGTGTTCTCTATCACAATCTCCTTCTGTCGTTGGTTTTAAGTCTCCATTCGCTCTTTGGAGGTTTTACTAAATATGCAATCCGCATAGACTTTTTCTTAAACAAGATTTTTTTGTTGGAATTAAATTGACGCTTACATGCTTGCATTGCCGGTGCAATCAAGCAACGGCCTTCAATCAATCTCTTCTTGCAGTGAAAGATCTTCATACGCAAACTCAATATTGTAAGTTTGTAACACCATATTGAGTTTGAGAGGCTCTTATggtgttttcttaatttctaagTCTCCTTCATCTCTATGTTTGACTTTTACTCTATTCCCCTATATAAGAGTTCTCTTTGTACTACACAACATATCGAATGAATATTATCAACCTTTTATTTTAACACATTTTTATTTAACCAATGTGAATTGAAATAAACCAGGGGTGATAAGATTGAAATATCACACTATAGTGCCTTTGTATAACATTATCCTAATCAGTTTTCAAAATAttagcttttttatttttgtatatttacCTAACTTATAACCGCCGTCATGATAACCTAGCATCCTACACGAGTAAATCTTAAAAAACTGAACAGTAAATACACATAACTATTTATTAAATTCACTAGAAAGTATAGATTGGTAGCATTGACTTTCTTGGAATAAATGGCATAGCAACACACCATAGGTCCATATGTTAACCACAATGCACAAATATCCATGAGCTCTTTAGGTTTCACATACCAATGAAGAGGGCTCCTCCCTCCATTATCTGGAGCATCATAATCAGCATGATATCTTGCAACAATGTGGTTTAAGAAAGCTGTTTGTCCATATTGAGCGGCAACATGAACTGCCTGCACAAAATAATTTAAATCAAAGTACATGGTGTAAGCTAATTATCACCATTCACCACTATAagcacaaaataaaattatcgAGGCAGTATTAAACAAAGCCAAGACATTAGTTAGAAATAAAGATTTTTAGATGATAAATATAATTGCAGAAGAGGCAAAAAAAGCAATCGCACAAATACTGGAAAATGAAAAGCATACAAAGGGCATAGACTATTATTCATTCATGACATGATATTTGATAGTGTCACAGATGCCATAGAGACTAACATTtgagaaaataaacaataaaatattatgaTAAATTTCAAGACAACAGAGTATTCATCTATCAGTTTAAGGGAAGCCTGTGCAAGACCTGGATAATTGGGTTAACCAATACGTAATCTCAAGATTCATTACATGCAGAATGGAAAAGTTCTACCAAGCTGTTACAACTACCCAAAAAACCCTCGTACTTCTGGATTTGAACGAGTATTGCAAAGAGATTAGGGCAATACCACAGAACACATAAAGCACATAATTGAAAAAAGAGCACTTATGTTTCCTGGAAAATTTAGGACACTATATTTCCATAATGAATCAACAAAGATGACTGAAAATTTAACACTTTAATTCAACGCCACAAGAAATTCCACAACCTTTAACATTCACTACCCCACATTCAGGAAAACGGAGAACCAACATGCAAAGACTTCTGTAATTGTATAGATAAGTAAGAAGCATAGGACAATCGAACACGGATTGTTGTTTTAAAACCAGCACACGAATCCACAGTCCACACACCACCTTAATCAAACACATCATATTTCCATTTTCAAGTATCAACATGTTGTTTATAAACTGTGTAACCAAATGAATGTAAGAATATGCAAAATTTACCCGATATCCATTTACATCAGCAGCCTCCACCTGTGCTCCATTGTGCAAAAGCACATCCGCCACCACAATGGAACCCCTAACTGCTGCCCAATGCAACGCTGTCTGCTGTATGTTGTCTGATGCATTGACATCACCACCATGCTTCAACATCAACAAGAGATTTAGCCATACAACCCATCACTTCGTTTGATATAGTTATCCATGTAAATAAAAATCAAGTAGATTCACAATCCACCTCTTGCATTTAATGTCATTTCCATAGATAAATCATTTTACTTTAACATTTGTTTGATATCTCTTTGGTAATATTTTCACATGTTTCTCAAGCTACCGTTGAACAATTGATCCTTCAAATTTTTCTATACGAAAATTATTTATTAGGAAGTATGACTGCTATGCTATCCATTTCACATAGAGATTTTAAGAACGAAAAAACTAtaggttaattttttttctttcacagGTACCATACACACAAGCCTAGGTATGATTACAACAGTTCCAAATCCTCGCACCTTCTTATCGTAGATTTTTTCATTTAACTTTCACTACATTTATAAACTTTAAAAGAAGGTTTATGATGCATAATGGGCATTACTGACACAGATGGCATTTATTATCCTTATCAATTCTCTCATAAAATTACACTTTATAAGTTAATGTATCATTCATTGTGACCAAATAATGGATTCATGTGGAAATTAAATTTTAGATTATTTGATGACGTATTTTCCATTTGTAACCTAATTGTTTCTAAGTGAAGTCCAAAGGCTAACCCAACGAGCACACATCAACAATCCATTGAGCACACATGAACGAAGTCAACAAAGCCAAACACAACACATTAAACTGCAAAAATCCCTGAGACTCCACCAGAAGTTAGGTAAGTCCAAATCTCCGTTAAAGTTATTTCTTTACTACACCTACACCAGCGCCATTCACACATCAAACGATGCAACTAAAGTTCAATTTATAAGCAATGAATTTCTTGAAACATGTATTAGCGGAGAAATATGACAGGCAACAATACCTCGATTATGTACTGAGCGATATCGGAGAAGTTGTTGAGAGCGGCCCATTGAAGAGCGTAGTAGCCATTTCCGTCAGGACTAGAGAGGGAAACTCCATCGACTTCGAAAAACTTCCTCAATTTATCGAGATCGCCATAGGCAGCGGCGGAGAAAACATCAATGACATTGGCGGCCTGGTTGTTGTCATGGTGCGTCGTAGCTTCAGATGACGATGCCACCTCAATCTCTGAAATAGCCATGGACGGTGATGCAAACTAGATCAAGAATCACACTTGAAACTAGAACACAAGACAAGCACGGTGAGAATCACTCTCGTTTTCTTTCTATTATGGAATCACTCCAGAATAttggttttttcttctctcatacaaaacaaaaatgaactCCTATTCAAAGGAAATAGAATACTTAAATAACAAAATATCACATGTGAACACATGATGTGAACACTTTTATTCATTGACTCAGTTGCCCTTATCAATGCTAGATCTCAGCCACTATCTGCTCCGTGTCTCCTGCCTTTAATTCTTCAAGGCTGTGTTGAATGTCTAGTTGCACGGGCATGGGCCCCTTAGTTGGCTCCATGTCTCCTGCCTTTTCTTCAGGGATGTGTTGAGTGTCTAGTTGCACGGGCATGGGCCCCTTAGTTGGTCCATTGAAACTAAAGCCATCTTTTGCACCAATTCCCTCCTTCACTAAGAAATTCGACTCTGTCGAATGATGCTGGCAGTAGTTTTCAAGCAGACTGGGATTCAATTGGGCTAATTCGTCCGCATTTATCCATGAATTGTCAGATTCTGGCTTGCCCACCCAATGGACAAGAAATTTGTGATACCCTCCCCGCCTCGTAGAGACAAATTGATGGTCTATAATGTGATCCACTTTCTCATTCGTTGCAGGTATGGGAGGCACGTTGGGAGTTGATATTTCAGTTCTTTCACTACTTGGGGCAGGGTCTTCATTGTACTTGATTAAATCAGCTACATTGAATACGGGATGCAGTCTAATGTTTGGTGGCAACAATACTCGATAAGCGTTGGAGCCAATACGCTGTACCACCTGGAATGGACCGATTCTTCTATCATGTAGTTTATGATAAGCACCAGGTGGGAATCTCTCAGGCCTAAGCCGAACCAAAACCATGTCACCTACATCAAAAGTTTCATCACGACGATGCTTGTTTGCTGCGTGGCGGTAGAGGTCATTTTGTACGGCAATCCGTTTGCGAACCTCTTGGTGAAGTCGTTGCAGCTGTTCCACGGTGTCCACAGCTTCGGCACTACTATGGGGTGGTAATGGGAGTGGAATCAGGTCGATTGGTGCTTTAGGTTGCTTGCCCAACACTATTTCAAAAGGGCTTCGTCCTGTGGTCCGATTAACCGAGGAATTGAATGCAAATTCGGCCTGTGGTAACAACTGATCCCATGTCGTTGCATGGTCTTTCACCAAACATCGTAGAAGGTTTCCAAGACTCCGATTTGTCACTTCTGTCAGGCCATCCGTTTGGGGATGGAATGCGGTCGAATATTGGAGTTTAGCGCCTAATTTGGCCCATAAAGATCGCCAAAAATGGCTGATGAATCGTGAGTCTCGGTCAGATGTAAGGGATCGTGGAACTCCATGTAATCGCACAACTTCACGAAGAAAAATAGCTGCCACATGTGAGGCATCATTTGTCTTGTGACATGGAATGAAATGGGCCATTCTCGAGAATCTATCAACCACCACCAATACAGCATCATGCTTCCTTACTGTCTTTGGTAAACCCAGTACAAAGTCAAGGGTGATTTCTTCCCATGGGCTCTGCGGGATCGGCAGGGGTGTATAAAGACCGGTATTCCGTCGAGAACCTTTGCTGAATTGGCAGATTTGGCAATGATCTACAATTCGGTGAACATCACGTCGCAACTTGGACCAATAGAACCTTTCACTCACCATTTGTAAAGTCTTCTCCCTTCCAAAGTGGCCACCTAATCCACCAGAATGAATCTCAATAATAACTAAGTCCCGTAGGGATCCTTGAGGCAGACAAAGTTGCACTCCTTTGAACAAATAACCATCAAAGAGATTGTAAGGGTTGTCCTGATTTGTTCCACCAATAGTCAACCTTTGCCAAACATTTGCGAACTCTTCATCTCCTGCATATTGTTCACGCACACACTCAAACCCGACCACACTTACCTCTAGATTGGTAAGAAGATGTGCTCGTCGGCTGAGCGCATCCGCCACTTTGTTCTCCGTTCCCTTGCGATGCCGAATGGTGAAAGTAAATTGCTGCAGTACTGCAACCCATCTTGCATGGCGAAAGTTAAGCTTTTGCTGTGAATTCAAATGCCGCAAAGAATCATGGTCCGTTACGAGGATAAACTCATTATGCAATAAATATGGCCTCCAATGCTTCACCATTTGGACCACCGCATATAGCTCTAAATCATAGGCAGAATATCGCCGTCGTGCTTCATTGAGCTTCTCGCTGTGATACGCCACGGGTTTTCCTTCTTGACTTAGGACTCCTCCTATTCCCACCTGCGAAGCATCACAAGATAACTCAAAGATTTTGTTAAAATCCGGTAAACGTAATATCGGTGCTGTGGTAAGAGTTTTCTTCAACAATTGGAATGCTTCATTTGCCTCGGTTGTCCATAAGAAAGCAGTGGCTTTTAAACAGTCTGTTATTGGTGCCATGATGGTGCTGAACCCCCGGATAAATCGGCGGTAGAAGGATGCAAGTCCATGAAATCCGCGTACCTCAAATATATTGCAAGGAGTTGGCCAATCAGAGATGGCTTGCACTTTGTTAGGATCCATGCTTAATCCCCTGTCAGATATAATATAGCCcaaaaattgaacttgtgattgTAAAAAGGCACATTTGGCTTTATTCGCGTACAACTGTGCATCCTTCAACGCTTGAAAGACTTCACGCAAGTGGTAAAGATGGTCTTCGGTCCTCTGGCTGAATACTAGGATATCATCGAAATAAACCACTACAAATTTGCCAACTAGTTTCCGAAGTACATGGTTCATCAACCTCATGAACGTACTTGGGGCATTTGAAAGACCGAATGGCATAACACACCACTCATACAACCCATCTCGAGTCTTAAATGCTGTTTTCCATTCATCCCCATCACGAATCCGAACTTGATGGTAGCCGCTACGCAAatcaattttagaaaataatacagcACTTTTTAACTGATCTAATAAATCATCAAGACGCGGTATTGGAAATCGATACTTCACCGTTATTTTATTGATGGCGCGGCTGTCCACGCACATGCGCCAGGTGCCGTCTTTTTTGGGTGTCAAAAGAGCCGGTACTGAGCATGGGCTCATACTTTCTCTTAGAAATCCTTTTTGTAAAAGATCATGAACTTGCCTCTGTAGTTCGTCATGCTCCCTGGGGCTCATTCGGTAATGAGGGAGGTTGGGCAGAGTTGCACCCGGTATGAGATCAATGGCAT contains:
- the LOC119982850 gene encoding probable protein S-acyltransferase 23 isoform X3, with translation MAISEIEVASSSEATTHHDNNQAANVIDVFSAAAYGDLDKLRKFFEVDGVSLSSPDGNGYYALQWAALNNFSDIAQYIIEHGGDVNASDNIQQTALHWAAVRGSIVVADVLLHNGAQVEAADVNGYRAVHVAAQYGQTAFLNHIVARYHADYDAPDNGGRSPLHWAAYKGYADTIRLLLFRDASQGRQDKEGCTPLHWAALRGNVEACTVLVHAGKKQELMVKDKAGFTPFQLASDKGHRPVALFLVTAAVGLWGWTALSLAFVSLIMLYKCSSKDPGYIKTSGDLGGDGDTEDPLLNVDLNNSTVWMGNWSQLCPTCKIIRPVRSKHCHACNRCVEQFDHHCPWISNCVGKRNKKDFFIFITVATLTSFLAAVVAVQRIWTGIPEVPIQETWIHHVAVRHPGVVVFLVLDIVIFVAATTLTISQASQIARNITTNELANAIRYNYLRSPNGRFRNPYNHGCRKNCTDFLIHGYTNDDEIAWPPRQLVAR